The segment GCATTGTGTAACAAGTTGCTAAAGACGATCTGTAAACTTTCCTGGTTCATATCTATTTTGATGTCGCGGCCGGTAAGCTGAACGTCGACTTCTTTGTACGACGCGAAGTAGCGCTGCTCGGCGACTACTCGCCTGATCACACTGAGCAGGCTGGCCGGTTCAAAAAATAATTCTATCTTATCGGCATCGAGGACGGCCGTCTTTAATAAATTATCCACCAGGCGCAACTGGTGGTTGTTTTCGTCGATCGCTAGTTCCAGATGTTTCCGCTGCTTAGCGTCGAGTTTGGCGGCTACCGCTTGGTGTAACAGCGCCAAAAAACCCTTGACCGCCGTTGCCGGGACACGTAACTGATGAGTTGCCAACGATATTATCTCGTCTTGTGCTAAGCCGATTTCGGCCTTGCGCTTGAACTCTGATACTCGCTCGGCCATTAATGCCAATATCATAAAAGCCGTGCTATAAAAGACAATCGGCACCAAAAAATCATAGGCCGCCGGAGCCGGGCTGAAACTGGCTGCTAACTCGATCGGCCGGAAGTTGAACTCGTTCCAGATAATAAGCGTGCTAAACACGGCTGACACCAAGGCCGCGTTGATAATCGTGACCGTCCGGTCGAACAAGAATCCGCTGGCCACAATTGGTATGGCAAATAAGATGGTAGCGTACTGCTGGACGTTACCTTGGGCGTAGATCAGATATGATACCACTAACACATCCATCATGAATTGGACCACGGCCAAAGTTTTATAATAAATCAACGAAGAGTTCTTGCGCGTGCTAGCCCACCAAATAAGCGTGTTGGCCGTCAGAGCCACGGCCCCCAGCGCCAGTGTCCTGACGATTACGGCGTCCCAGCCGACTAAAAGTAAGGTGGCGCCGATGCCGGCCCCTAACAGCAAAAAAGAGACCGCGTAGCGCAAGCGGACATACCACAGCAAATTATCTTGCATCCGCTTGATGGCTGATTGTTGATCGTTAACGTTAACCCCTGTCATTCTAACGATTTCCACCTCAATCTTGGTAGTTATTATAGCCGAATAAGTAAAAAACCGGTTAACAGCTATCAACTATCCAGATGTGGATAGTATTAAATGGATAGTTTGTATATTTGACTGCTGTATTCTATTATTTAACCTGTTAGTTGAGGGCTCGTAGCTCATTTGGCTAGAGCGCCGCATTGACGTTGCGGAGGTGGCAGGTTCGAATCCTGCCGAGCCCACCAATAAAGTATCCCTCCTAAAGAGGGGATTATTTATTGATAGCTTTCGCAAATACGCAGTTA is part of the Candidatus Saccharimonadales bacterium genome and harbors:
- a CDS encoding HAMP domain-containing sensor histidine kinase, with protein sequence MEIVRMTGVNVNDQQSAIKRMQDNLLWYVRLRYAVSFLLLGAGIGATLLLVGWDAVIVRTLALGAVALTANTLIWWASTRKNSSLIYYKTLAVVQFMMDVLVVSYLIYAQGNVQQYATILFAIPIVASGFLFDRTVTIINAALVSAVFSTLIIWNEFNFRPIELAASFSPAPAAYDFLVPIVFYSTAFMILALMAERVSEFKRKAEIGLAQDEIISLATHQLRVPATAVKGFLALLHQAVAAKLDAKQRKHLELAIDENNHQLRLVDNLLKTAVLDADKIELFFEPASLLSVIRRVVAEQRYFASYKEVDVQLTGRDIKIDMNQESLQIVFSNLLHNALKYSPYKSVVRIRLNADQDLVRVCVQDQGPGLTREDKKRLFKRFSRSNRDEQVGGAGLGLYIANMLVKKHNGYIEVLSKPKKGSEFCVTLHRQNGGTHEVLAS